The genomic DNA GCGTCTTTACGTCGCCCTGGCCCACCACCCGCGTTAGCGCGTACGCGGCGCGTTGGCGAACGTTTTCCGGCGCGCCGGACGCGATGACGTCGAGCATCGCAGCGCGCGTCACCGCGGCGGGCGCGTGGTGTTGCAGCGCGCCGATGAGTTTGATCCGGACACGCGCATCCTGAGCTGCGTCACCGACGCGTATCGCGATGTCCTTCGCCATTGGCTCCGGCATCGTCACTTCGAGCGCGCGCGCCGCCTGATACCGCACCTCGGCATCGGTGTCGTCAAGATAGGCTTGCAGCGCCATCACCGATTCCTTCGTGCCGATCATGCTGATCGCCCACGCAGCTCTCTGGCGGGCCGCAGCATCGTCGCTCTTCAGCAGCTTCGACAGCGCGGGAATCGCGGGCGCGTACAGCATCGCGCCAAGTTGCTCAATCGCGTCGAGCTGTTCCTCGCCCTTGAGCGATGCGAGCGAACCAAGCACGCCCTTCGGCGTCGCCTCGTCTTTCCACGCGATGTCCCGGTCGATCTGCTCGAACTTCTTGCGTTCTTCCGACCACGCGAACGTGCGGATGTCCATGCGGTCTTTTTTGCACTGATAGATTGTGTACGTCGGTTTCGTGTAACCGCTGCCGTTGTCGGTGTACGCAGTCCACCATTCGCCGTAGTTGGCGTTGATGTCGCCACCGTTCACGAGATAGTGCACGCCGTTGCGGTCGTCACGCTTGTTGTCACGGACGGGATAATGGCGCTCGAAGATGTGCGTATGCCCGGACATGTGAGCGGTGACGTTATGTTTATCGAGCACGTTCTTAAACAGGATCATGTCGTCGCCCGGCTGCTTCCGGCTATCCGTGGGGCCGTGGTATCCGGTGCAGTAGATCGGGAAATGCTGCGACACAAACGTGTACGGCGACTTCACCTCGCCGA from Candidatus Hydrogenedentota bacterium includes the following:
- a CDS encoding HEAT repeat domain-containing protein, whose protein sequence is MMWPFRIFLVSVTLYSIAYADGFYIAPFLQNVTPDGVTVIYQTNENGQGVVEYGLEGAFDQKAAGPENEMIRKVRITGLKPDTAYSYRVRAGSEAKEHTFKTAPLPSADREVTFAIFGDTRRWENKVEETGFIQDLMRWKPEFFLINGDLVVKGHDYSLWKPHFDRFAEIGATHMILTARGNHEGTMLTDIENDWFAKYHDNPNGEPYSHFTWGNVHVVALAWEQTVNPAMVKPTADWLDAHLGEVKSPYTFVSQHFPIYCTGYHGPTDSRKQPGDDMILFKNVLDKHNVTAHMSGHTHIFERHYPVRDNKRDDRNGVHYLVNGGDINANYGEWWTAYTDNGSGYTKPTYTIYQCKKDRMDIRTFAWSEERKKFEQIDRDIAWKDEATPKGVLGSLASLKGEEQLDAIEQLGAMLYAPAIPALSKLLKSDDAAARQRAAWAISMIGTKESVMALQAYLDDTDAEVRYQAARALEVTMPEPMAKDIAIRVGDAAQDARVRIKLIGALQHHAPAAVTRAAMLDVIASGAPENVRQRAAYALTRVVGQGDVKTLTKAIENEKDAYVTARLAFTLNKVTGFTQNPDQVGKSNPGERKEFIEKWRNAPKEKTAAAL